TTTCTTGTTCATATTTAATGGAATTTTCAAGGATATAAAGGTTACTCATTTACTGTCTAATTTAACCTCAAATTCTAACAAATAAGtgaaatcataaaaaattaaaagctagataaactaaattgaaaatttttaaaattttaaaataattacaaacgTCAAAGGTGAAGCTATGTCGTTAGATCTCAAATGGTTGAATGGCATTTCtccattaattaaatttaatttaatttaaattaatttttcgAATTTAAAGAGAATTCAATTTTTTCGCTCCTCTTCATCATCGGATTTATGATCTCGACTCTAACAATCCGTTGGGAGTTGGAAGATAGACGACTTTGAAACAGAACGCGACACGACACGTTACAGGGACACATTTATAGTTGAGCTGCTCAACTAAACCTCTTAAATTCTTTTACATGCCCATCTCTCTCTcgctatatatatttttcgtaTTGGTGCagtcaaatctctctctctctaggctTAGTATTTCTCTACAATGGCCGGTTTTTTGTCGCTGGTCAGACGCTTATACCTCACTCTCTACAACTGGACCGTTTTCGCAGGATGGTAACGCCCAAATTTCCCCCagatctctctcgctctctctccctctggACTAATTCGCATATGCATATGTGTATGGGTAATGGAGAATTAGTTCTCTCATCTGTGCTGCTTTGTTGGTTTCAGGCTTCAAGTTTTGTACCTGGTTGTGAAGACACTGAGGGAATCAGGCCATGAGCAGGTCTACAATGCGGTCGAACGGCCGCTTCTGCTCGCTCAAACCGCCGCTGTCTTGGAGGTACTAATACCACCAACCCCCACCACTTGTTTCCAGTGTTTTGTGGAAGAAAAAAAACGTTTCCTGGGAAGTAATTGCTTTCCCGAGAAGAGAAATTCAACTGCAGATATGcattttcaacatcttttttaCAGACATTCTGTTTTCCCAAATTAGATCGAGTCTCAGATTCATCGGTTTAATTTGTACTACTAGTTCAAGTATTTGAACTTTATTATCTTTGCTGTTGTTTTGGGTTTTCTAattgttcttttgtttgttgtgtTGTTTAACAGATTGTTCATGGTCTAGTGGGTGAgttatcttttttgttctttataaCCAAGTTTTGTTGTAAACCAAAAGTACTACTTTCTGCTTCTTTCTCGAAaacttattttgaaaaaatcaataaataaaggGCTGGTGAGATCTCCAATATCAGCAACACTGCCGCAGATAGGTTCAAGATTGTATTTGGCATGGTGCATCTTGTGGAGTTTCCCCCAGGTTTCCACGATTGCTATTTTTACGAAATACCCAACTGTCAAATTATTATTACTTCAAATCCATATGTAACAGAATGAAGCTTATGATTGGCAGATTCAGACTCACATACTTGTGACCTCCCTGGTGATCAGCTGGTCCATCACGGAGGCAAGTGTTACATGATGTTCATTTTTTCTTGCTATTTACATAAACTGCATTTTCGGTTTctattttgttctgtttttatttGCTTGTCAAACTGTTACTTTTGTGGGAACGTGGGACAAACTGCATGAACACCACCTATATGAAGAAATTACTGAGCCGAGAGCCCtctaattgttttgtttttttttttttttttgatgaataagtaaGCAATATTATTACTAAAAACCATCAAAAGAGCCCTCTAATTGTGTATTTCTGAATTTGGatatctggttttttttttaattttttaatttttttttgaagtttcacGTTAAACTGAAGGAGAAGAAACTACAGTGATTTTGGAAGAAACTGTGGTTCCtttcttaagattttattttttatggctAGCTGAATGTGTGAGATTTCAACCCTTTTGCATGTCTTGTTACACTTTATAGACAGAAATCCAAGAGAGAAAAACAGGAAATTTCACTCTGGGTTAATATCTAACTTTTGTTGATATATGCTTCAATCTAATGTTGGTTTTAATCATGTTGATTTACCTCTATTGAAGAATATAGTATGTAAATGGAtatcagaaatcatttttttcagtccattttgtttttgttactgCAGATTATTCGATATTCTTTCTTTGGGATAAAGGAGGCGCTTGGTTTCACACCTTCATGGCTCTTGTGGCTCAGGTATAGACTGATTTGTGCCCACTGAAtggaaagagattttttttttttggcaaattcattaaaagcgcaaagggtACAACCCAAATACACAAGACATACAAGAGAAAAATGCACAGGAAGATCAAGAACGAGTAATGGAAAGAGAATTTTGGGTTTCTTTCATTAACATTTCACATATGGCATGCAGGTATAGCACCTTTTTGTTGTTGTATCCAACTGGCATTGCCAGTGAAGTCGGTCTAATATATCTTGCCCTGCCATTTTTGAAGGTAACAATTGTAATGATGTAGAAAATCACTACTTTTTTGCTAATATGTATGTTTGGTAGAACTATACACCTCTTAAACTGAATCACCTGATGTCTACACCGAATAAGTTGGCTTGTTAATGTTTATACCAGAATGAAGTTGTCTTAGTGGAACGTTATTTTTGTTGCATATCTTGAGTAAATGCCACAAAGTGCAGTAACGGTGGTTTAGGAGTGTGACAGACCACTTCAGTGAAATTAATTAGCTTATTGAAATATTGTTTGCCCATCACTCTCTGCCATTCATTTTCAAAGGTGGGGCTGGGGAAGCCAAGTTTGTTGACTGTTTAATGCTCATCTTCTGCTTACTCACAACTCATTGAAATGCAATTTGTCTATTATCTTGTATTTTTTCCCCATGCTTTGAAAAAACATTTCatttcaacaaatatcttgCAGCTTCTATGAAACTACTTGTTAAAAATGTGCTCACTGAACGAACTGTGTTCTCCTTGCAGGCATCTGAAAAGTATTGTGTAAGGATGCCAAACAAATGGAACTTCTCTTTTGATAACTTCTATGCCGCGATTCTTATCATCGGAATCTATGTCCCAGGCATGGACTCagcattcttcttctttaaaaGATAATAGCTAGTTCTTATTTGTTTTCAGCGTATGACTGATGAATGGCATGATGTGTTGCAGGCAGCCCTCACATGTACACTTATATGCTTGGGCAGAGGAAGAAAGCTCTCTCAAAGTCCAAGAAGGAGTAGAATGGCAGCCaattttactattattattattattattattattattattattattattattatttgcgtTGTTCTTAATTGTTTTTTGGAACTTTGTAGGTGTGAAATGTaaatctatttttaaaaatggttACTCTGATCATTATCGAATTAAGACATGAAAGAAAATTGCCTAATTTTGATTCTTAATTTGGTTATTGGATTGATGATTTCTGAGTTACTTCGGTTCCAAGGAATGGCCGTTGACACTTAGATGCAAATCTTCTAGCAAGTCAAAATTTCTAGGAAGGgtcctttaatttaatttggatGAAATCAAGCTCAAACTCAACTCAATCCAAACATTGAAGCCATGCTAACATGGATTTTATATGAACCGTTAGATGTACCAACCTTAAATCCTTATCATAAATTAAATAGtattaatttcatttaaaatggtaAGTCTTATATTCCTATTCCAAGttgtataaattttattttattgtatttaatgaTGTACATAgtatcacattatttaaaatttatgttatttatCTTGTAACaacatatacaccattaaacAATGCACAATATAAATTAGCAATGTAGATAGTccttgaatttagaatgtaccTAACCTAGGTCTcgaatctattaaattaaaatatagggtcttaaaagtaaaaatgacaaaatacaCATAAGGGTCCTAACCTCATTTTCCTAAAAGGAATTCCTTCCATTTCTGGcttattaaattcttttttttttttttttctctctaggaAAATCTATCCatcattaagaaataaaattaatatcatCTATAATCTCGAGTttactcaaaaacaaaaaacaaatgatcCGTATGAATCTTTAAAATTGCAAGAGTCCTCAATCCGTTCAAAATAGCTACTAAATATTGTGCAAGTGAAATAACGCAATTTTCATCATAATGGCCCATCAGGCTACAACAGGTTGCTAGGCCCAGGCCCAGGCCCAATAGTGGACTCTGCCCGaccagaaagagagagagagagatagagagtgaCGTAGTCCATACtttcaataagaaaatataagagtaaggaaacatcaaggttGTCATTTAGGTTATACTAAAAAGGTACTTGAGAGTTGATGTACCTCAAAACACAGCATGGGCAAGAttcatattcaattaattcatGTCAAATGGACTCAagctataaatatatatatatagatagatatcAGATTTTTGTTCTACTTTACTTAATTCCTCCCTGCGTTCTTCCCATTCACCCTGAGTAGGGTAGCCTGCAACAATTAAGTGAAAGATGGTCATCAAAAGTAGTGTCAAAAGTTAAACCTAGCTACCACTTCAAGAAACCTACCTCACCTTTCCACTTTAATTGCTCCAATAATCATTTTTCTAGTCATTCTCTTTTAGTTACCACGTATTTCCACCGTACTTATCATCATTACACCCGGTTTCAcatttttaatttatgattttgAACTGATTAAATTAAGATAACGTATGGTGTAAATTTTCAGTATAAAGTAGGGAAAACTCCACTTAAAAtctctgatctttcatcacttttataatcATACCCATAAACTTTATAGTCTCAATTTTGTATTtcaatcttttcattttttttcaatttcatatatgcattagaattttttgttaaatcctaacaaatgagtgtcaaaattcttaaaataccctcattttttaagaaaaaaaaaatgctagaatttagtcgttagtcaaaatttaacgaaatttgcaaaaaaaaactcatgcctaaatatttaatttaaaaaaaaaaaaatggtatttttagaattttgactggatttaggaaaaaaatctaacagataaatgaaattggaaaaattgaaaaatacactaaattgacactttttaaagtttaagaaaataattttgtaaatatgATAAAAGATAAGACGtagtaaatgaagttttttctaTAAAGTACGATCAAATAGTTGTCCCCAAAGCTTTTTCCATATAAAACtaattatccaaaaatataGGCAGGCTAGTCTCTATATGAGTTGGGCAATGAGTCCGAATTTGAATAGGCTGCTGAATGCTTAGTTGCAGCAAATTGAGAAGAATGAGCTGAACTCACCCCAACTTGAGGGACGTATCTGAGCTCTCATAGTCATGAGGAGGGGCGCCAGTGGAGTTGCAGACGTTGGTGACAGACTCTGATGACTGGCCTTCCTCAGTAATCACATTCTCTGAATCAGCACCAACGTGCCTTCGACCATTAGAAATCTCTGCCACCTTCAGTCAAACATCAATTTCTATTAGCAAGCATtgaagcagagagagagagagagagagagagagcatactTGCTGTCGTAATCGCTCATTCTCTTCCATCAATTGCATCCCCTGCATGATTCATGAATTCCAATTTATGGGTTACCATATACGTGACAAGAAAGGTGAATGAATAGAGAAGTACAACATTTTAAAATCTAGATAATTAATCATCAACTATCCTTACGAATGAGACACATGTCAAACCCGAATTACAAGGTCAGCAACTTGGTTACATTTCAAgtcaagagtactatatatgaaatcccacatcgcctgggtacGGGAATGAGGATGCACTTATACGTATAAGGGCGTCCATAttaacacaacgcgttttaaagccggaATAGTCATGAATCTATCAAAACTTCGTAGTTAAGCGTAATGCGAGAATAGTACCAAGATGAGTTGTAACCTCATGAGAATTTTAGTTTTGGGGAGCCTAAAaaacgaacaatattgtgttgttACATTATAACATGTAGCTCGCTCAAGCTCTTAATTATGTCTTGAGCACAAGTTCACCACAAGGAAAAGAATGAGGTGCGAGAACTATATTCAGATCCACAAAACATTGAAAACTATCACACATACATACAAGTCAAGTTTCTATGCTTTATGACTATTATCTCACACCATCTAATTTACCTCTTCTTtacactaatttttttattcaatgtgCATATATAGACCCTCCATTTGTCCAACAGTATAGGGGAAGTTTAGTTTTCTAACCTTTCTTTGAAGGTCAGTTATCTCTGTCATAATCTTCTCACCCTGAAATGCATAGAGTTGTATTAGATACCAAAATACAAGCTAGAGTGAAGCCCATAATTGTACCAACAAGTGActaatagaaataaaaacagACCTTTTTCTCTATCACACGGCTTAACCCAGCTTCAAGTGACTTCTCTAGCTGATGCAGTTCTTCTATATTTAATCCTTGGAGCTCCTCTCCTCTCATCTGCCTATTTTATGAGGAATTTAATGTCTCAATATGCATGCATTAAACCTCCACGTTcacattttgttttttgaaaaaaaaaaaaaaaaattatacctcAGTTGATGGCTTTTCTCCGAAATTTCCTTGCTCAATCTGGAGTAGTTGCTGTTCTCCACTAGCTGCAATACACATTTAATTATGATCTTTTAGTACATAAAcctaaaaaagaaatagatcATACAATGGTCAAAATTGGTAGCAACATTCAGCAACTGAGAGTACTTGGGGAATTATAACCACGAGTTTAATTGAATGAGTATATCTCCATctataaccaaaaaaagaaaagaaaaagaatttttcaGACAAGTGTGTTTTCAGAACTTTGGAATGTGTTAAGAATATAGGAgttttgttaaatcaccacttatcccaaaagcttaagttgataggaaaagatgaatttaatcacttattttattttctaataagTTTTCCATATTGAAGTATTTACCATAGTTGTATGATGTTCACTACACCTACCCAATTTTCCCTATGGCTCAATTGTAACACCAACGTTAATTCATCCAAGTCAATAATAGTAAAAATGTAGCCCTTAGAGCATTTATCAATGGTGGACATAGGCTTCTAAAGCCGAACCACCTCAAAATCTCTAGTCTCCCTTTTATCTCTTGCTTATGCTATTTTCTcccattttatatttaattacaaaTTTCTACAGAATGGAAATCACTGCTTATCGTCTGTTGGAAGAGGGGGGGAGGACCGGAGACATTACAACATTGAATTTAGaaacacaaacaaaatacaGCCAGTTGTCAAATAGATAATGGGCTAAATATCAAGATCAAAAACTTCAGTTGCATAGGATCTTTTTATGCAGCTAGGAGTAGATAAAACTTATCTACCaagtaaaaaaaacaatagataCACAAatggaaattaaaaatttaaaaaaaaaaaaaaaaaatcagacctGCAACTCGAGAGATGGCTGATCAAGTTTCTCAAGGTTCTTGGAGTGCAACTTATGTCTTTCTACTATTTCCTTCATGCTTCAAAACACCGAGGAACATACTTGAGTccagaaaatatatataggtCCATTCATTGAAATATTTAACGCatcaaaagaaaacacaatcTTTAAGTAATATATAGCTTGGATTGAAAGTTCAAGCAGCCATAACATGGATAAAGGATTGGGGTCTGGACGGGAATTTACTAATTGGTTgctagggggaaaaaaaatatattgtagcaaataaatgagaaaatttCTTCAAACACTAATACAATCTACAAGTGAATGTCTATCTTCCATCTCCCATTTTCAGAGAGTCAAGCATACTTGAGCATATGAGAAAATGTTGAAGATATAATAAagcatgtttttcttttttctattcaacCGTATGTCTTTCCCACTAAGCATGTCTTTCTATATATGAAAGGACTAATGTGTTACTACACTAATCTTATTTGAAATGTACGTGTATGGTAAAACTAGTCATAACTTAGTCTATTTCAACTCATATATCTTCTTTATCCAGAGACATTCTCACGGATAATTGAGCCTTTCCTCTTTTATATATCTGATCTTCATAGCATGACGACATTGCTTCCCTTGTTCTCGTATGTCTTACTTCTCATCCCTCAttgctttctcttgttttcaTAATCCTCGTTTTTCTGGTTTTACCGAATTTTTGaacttgttttcttctttctctccctaATTGAGACCGCTTTTATACTTCCTGCATGTATATATACTTGGTTGCACCCTCTTCGCTTTTAGAGTTTGatccataaaagagaaaaataaatacaccCTTCTCAAAAGCGAGGAAACAAGGAAACAGTACCAAGCATATCAAAAGCAAAACACTAATTAATGACAACATTACTCTAAACCAACCACACAATAtctcatgaaagaaaataacaaaactaaactTAGAAGCACAAATATACGCACTAATTATAAAGAGAGACTTTGTTTCATACTAGATATTTCATTGAAAGCCTTAAAAACATCCCGTAAAAGTGGCAGTTACGGGTACCACAACTTTTacttaaaaattaagttatttacAAACAGTAATTTTACTTATGCTGGCTAGCTTATCGATttgtcttaattattttaccagTTATAATTTGCGAGATCAGTTTGTAAACTATTTGtagtaaatttataataaacaTTTCATGAAATCCTCGCAAGCAGCTTAATTAAACtgtttgaagaaaagaaaacagtaGGATGCAAAAGCAAGATATACCACAAGCTAAACGTACAAGATATTGATTCTTGAAGCTCCCCACCAACCTGACATACATACGGGCCAACACAGCGATCTGCCGCAAAACGCAGTGTCGAGCCTATCGATAACGATTGAGATCGGACGGTATGAGTGACAGAGAGAATCCCCATTCCATCCATTCATCTCGAGCCACGACACGCCGTTTAGAATTCCAAGAAGTTTAGTACAACATCCAAGTTGCAGACCATTTACCACaccaatattttaatattatccttttttttctattttttttttgtataagtaAAACCTACAGCTTTATTACTTCCATTGACGTGGGTCTTCTTAGGTCTCATTCTTTCAATGATTTTAGCAAGAAGCAGTTTAAAAGATAGTGTTGAAGCAAAGAGATTgggtaaaaaaacaaaaactagaaGAAAAGATTAGATAAAAGATACCTTGAGCTGGAGTACTCGAAGAGCTTTCCAGTAGAAGAAAAGATAATAACAGCAACATCAGCGTCGCAAAGCACAGATAGCTCCTCGGCTTTCTTAAAAAGACCTCTTCGGCGCTTGGAGAAAGTGACTTGCCTGGCCGTGGCGTTGTCAATCTTCTTGATCTGAATCTTCTCCCTCGCCATGCttgatcttcttctttctcctagactcctcctcctcccacctacataaagaagaagagagagcttGACGGTGagaatcttcttcttttgaacCTAGctgtacaaaacaaaaaagtaagaatCTTCTTGTTTTAAGTTTCTCAAGGCAGGGAATAAACCAGGATATAATCAGCAAAACCCACCACAAAAGGCAAAGGTAGTTGCTATATATGGAGCTTGTGTGAGTGAGGCAAAAGGAAAGGCTTAAGAGAGAGACAAGTCCACTGCGAAAAATGGCGGCATTTTGCCAAATTTAGCTAAGAATCTCAGCGGAAACCCTAGttagagaaaagagagaaagagacccATCTCAGATCCAGACAGAGAGAGTGCTACAAATTTCCAGCCAATTAGAGAGCGTTGAACGGGCTGATCGAAGAAGATGGAGTTGTGGATTGGTTGTGTGGAAATTTTAGGCCAAGACTTTACCTGTTTGGGTTGGTGTTGGTTTTGGTGCGTGCTGTTCGGTTTGGCAGATTTCTAAGCTGTGAAAAGTCTCACtaatgtgagagagagagagagagagagagagagagaatgtatGTAAATaggtgaaaaatgaaagagcctTTTTCTGGTGAAGCACGTCTTTGGTCTCTTTCAATTCCTTGGCTTTTCTTTGCTGTAAAAGGTTAAGAAGGAATTTGCACAGAAATGATGGAAGACAAGGGCGGGAGTGGTATTTGCATAATTTGAGGGCCTTCTCTGACACTATTTACATTTTTATCCAACAATCTAGTAGTAATTCCAATCGATTCTTTGATCaactttgttaaaaaattaaaaaaaaaaattaaataattgattaagaCAGTTACGtttattttgtataattattatgaaataaaaaatatttttttggctttttttttttcattttgaatttcTTTGCAAAAtaggcttttcttttcttttcttttccttttttttttttttttttatcttagttATGCTCACAATTTACTCATGACAATTACGCGTTGACGTGTTAATACGATGTGGCACTATTATATCaattgagaagaaaaaactaTCCGGTCACGGTCAtgggtggctgaccacccaATCAAGGACAAGAGAGTAGTTGGTCCTCCCTGCTAAACCTTTAGGAATAGTTACACCACCTTCAAAGTCATTAGAAAAGCAATCACGACCACAAGATCTAATGGTCACTCCCACCTCCCCACATCGTTGTTGAAAGTGGCATCAATTAGGAAAAAGTTtgtgtattcttttttttttaatgtggcgGTGCGACAGGCACTATCATGTCGGCGCGTAAAAAAGAGCAGCACATAAATGTTACAAATTAGTAGCATTACCCTTTAAAATAtgagtaattttcaaaaaaattattgagaatATTCTACGAtacattctcattttttttaactgaTAACTCAAGTTTTAAGAGAAACCCCCGAACCCCACCCCAAGATGAGTACTCACTTGTTCCGACAAAATTTTGTGATAAGgtaagaaaaaacacaaaattcatAATGCTTTTGGTGTGGTCCAGagtataaaatattaaaagctTATTAAAGCCCTAACAAAATGTGATTAGAACATGAAACATGCGTAAGTTATCTATTCAACAATTAATACTTGGGACCACTCCAAAAGACTTATAGCTATTACCTGGATACACCTCTAGAGCAACATAATTGTACGTGCTgcataaaatatttgttgaaatcttATAAATTAAGATATAGTTGAATTAATATATGTGGAGATATACTATATAGTGACACAATCATATACCGTGAGAATAATTTTTCTcactaaaatttgaaaaaaataaaataaaattgacctCATATCAAGTAGTTGAAGTATTTataaacttttaataaataccCACTAAATAACCATCAGAGttctttaaaataattaattatgctaacaattttaaaatcttGAGGtatattaagttaaaaaaaaaaaaatatatatatatatatataggatttgattcctacactacaccatcacaacaagtgcacaataTTATAGTTAAGGACAATAAATTTGGTGAGTAAGAGGGCGTGGAATTcctgtttgatttgatattaaGGAAACGAGATTTATGTCCATTAATTTCTGGTCATTAAAGTACCGTACAAAATAAGAAAGTGgattattaattttatagttAATAAAAAGGGATAAACACGATAGAAAGTAAGAATAATATGTACAAACA
Above is a genomic segment from Alnus glutinosa chromosome 12, dhAlnGlut1.1, whole genome shotgun sequence containing:
- the LOC133851340 gene encoding MADS-box protein JOINTLESS isoform X1, encoding MGGRRRSLGERRRSSMAREKIQIKKIDNATARQVTFSKRRRGLFKKAEELSVLCDADVAVIIFSSTGKLFEYSSSSMKEIVERHKLHSKNLEKLDQPSLELQLVENSNYSRLSKEISEKSHQLRQMRGEELQGLNIEELHQLEKSLEAGLSRVIEKKGEKIMTEITDLQRKGMQLMEENERLRQQVAEISNGRRHVGADSENVITEEGQSSESVTNVCNSTGAPPHDYESSDTSLKLGLPYSG
- the LOC133851340 gene encoding MADS-box protein JOINTLESS isoform X3, producing the protein MNGWNGDSLCHSYRPISIVIDRLDTAFCGRSLCWPVCMSGWWGASRINIFMKEIVERHKLHSKNLEKLDQPSLELQLVENSNYSRLSKEISEKSHQLRQMRGEELQGLNIEELHQLEKSLEAGLSRVIEKKGEKIMTEITDLQRKGMQLMEENERLRQQVAEISNGRRHVGADSENVITEEGQSSESVTNVCNSTGAPPHDYESSDTSLKLGLPYSG
- the LOC133851341 gene encoding very-long-chain (3R)-3-hydroxyacyl-CoA dehydratase PASTICCINO 2 — encoded protein: MAGFLSLVRRLYLTLYNWTVFAGWLQVLYLVVKTLRESGHEQVYNAVERPLLLAQTAAVLEIVHGLVGLVRSPISATLPQIGSRLYLAWCILWSFPQIQTHILVTSLVISWSITEIIRYSFFGIKEALGFTPSWLLWLRYSTFLLLYPTGIASEVGLIYLALPFLKASEKYCVRMPNKWNFSFDNFYAAILIIGIYVPGSPHMYTYMLGQRKKALSKSKKE
- the LOC133851340 gene encoding MADS-box protein JOINTLESS isoform X2; protein product: MAREKIQIKKIDNATARQVTFSKRRRGLFKKAEELSVLCDADVAVIIFSSTGKLFEYSSSSMKEIVERHKLHSKNLEKLDQPSLELQLVENSNYSRLSKEISEKSHQLRQMRGEELQGLNIEELHQLEKSLEAGLSRVIEKKGEKIMTEITDLQRKGMQLMEENERLRQQVAEISNGRRHVGADSENVITEEGQSSESVTNVCNSTGAPPHDYESSDTSLKLGLPYSG